From the genome of Toxoplasma gondii ME49 chromosome XII, whole genome shotgun sequence:
TACCACCCCGTCCGCTGTCTCTATCTCGCCGTTCAGACCCACTCGGCGTTGTCATGCTGCCAGCGCGATGAAACACATTTTGTTCTTCCGCATTTTTAAACACAGAACCTTTCGAATTTCCAGCTGGTGGCTTCCCGAAGCCGAAAACCGTTTGCATCTGGAACCCCGCTTCTCTGGCGACATTGTTTTTGCCTCCCAGAGAGCCCGGAGCGAGCGACTTGTGTGCCCGTTCTTCCCATTTTGTCGTCCTGGCGGTATAAATGTTTATATTTTCCGTTGTGTGAGTGAATGCCTGGAGCAACGGACGTGCCGGTAGGTAGAACAGACATTTCTATCGATAGACATCATATCTGTGCAaacgctgtctctccagagaggTGCTTGTCTCCACTGGGGTTGCAAGGTTTTAAGCCTTTCCCGTCGACTTTGTAGCTCCAGCCAGGAGCAAGTCCTTACGGAAAGGGTGTGAGACCACTCTGTCAGGGAGAAAGAATCTCACCAAGTTGTGGTGTACAATTGTCTGGTAGATCTGTAGAGAAATTGGAATCGACCCATTGCATTTGCCTACACCTGCGCTGGGTGTTGTCTCGTTCGTACCACGAAGTGGTGAGTCCTTGAGTGTAAGCTCGCGTGCAAATGCTTCCCAAGCGCATGTAGATCTGTGGAACGTAAAATATATACGTCCCAAAGCATTCACCTTGAAAAGTGTCTTCTATGTGGATACGTTAACTTCACAGGCTGTGTTTATCGTGCTTTTCCACTCCGTATCTTGCCGGCTATCTCCTTTTGCCGTGTGCTTCACATTTGGGTGACAGCGCCGTCCTCTACCCTCACCGCCCACTGCCTCCTGGCCACTGTCGTCCTGACGCTAACTGGCATACGTTTAGGAAATTATTTTGTTgttttccgtgtctctttcgtcgaCGGCAGCCACTTTCTGGGCTGGAGTGGCCGCTGTCTTGCGCCTTGCCACCGAACATCGGCGAGGGTCCTTTTGGCAGCACCCTCGGTGCCTACTTGAGGTAGCCCGCACCTGCCTGCTCGTCTTCCCGAGCGTGGCCCCTCGCTATTCGTTGGGGGGAGCATGCACATATTTCCAGATGTGCAGGCGAGTGCGAGTATTTGTTGCCCCACTTTTTTCTGTAGCCAAGGGACTTTCTGCGGTCTGTGTGTCCTTTGTCGCTTTCCATCCTAAATTCAAGTCGAGCTCAGGTGCCCACGAAGCACGCGCAGAAGTGTAGACTGCGGAATTATACGTGGCTCAGCCGGTCTGCCCAGCAAACCCGACGCCCCTCTTCGAAGCACTTCAGCGGGAGGCGATCCGTAACCGCCCTGGTGCTCCCCCGTGTGGGTTGTCCGTTTGTGCAATCTCAGCTCGGTTCCACTTTCCGCAAGCTTATCGCCGCTTCTGAAACCCCGTTCCGTCTCCAAAATACCACGATTTAGCCTCTGACTTCACACAATAGCGGACACTCTCTTTGGATCCACCCCTCTTCGATTTCCTCGGCATCGTCGTGGTCCTCTCCACGAGGGGCCGCCCGTGCACTTTTGCCCTTTTCCCGCGGCCTCTGCACTTCCTTGTTTTTGGAGAACCAGCTGCGACGCCAACAGGCTACAAACAGCGAAAGTCTCCTGACAAGAGCAAAAAGGTTGCGCTTCCCATCGTCGACTCTTTGCCAGTAAGTTTTCCACACTGCGTCTCGGCCTACGGGTTGCCGCTGTACGCACTGGACGTGGAGTCTTGTGATGGAAACCGAAACGTGGAACTTGCAAGAACCGCTTGCAAGCGAAATGCATCGAGAAACATTCGCTTTTGTCATCAAAACCTGCTGCCCGGCACAAGTTTTTGTCATCTAACTAGTGGGGTCACTCCATGTTGACAGTTCAGGAAcgggagcagcagaagacgactGGGTCGTGCGCCACACGCCCATTCGTAAGATGTTTGGAAACTGGAGTTCTGTCCTTTGAGGTGGCATCCTTGGAATCTACTTGGGGTCCACGGTTTTGGCTACACTTTCGCTGGCTTGTGTCTCCAAAAATGCCGTTCTCAGCAAACCGCAGTGTCTACCCGCTTGCCACTGCCCGTACGAGGTGTATAGACATCCGTGTGGGCCACTGAAAAACTGTCGTAGGATGGAAGTCGCCCGCAGATCATTTACGTACGCAACAATCCACTGCGGTTCCGCCTCTGTGTTGCTGGGGTCTGCGAACAGGTGCAAAGGTGGACTCCGGTCAACAGCGTTATCGGCCTGCAGTTCTGCTTTCATCTGTGTGAGGTCCCtttccccctttttttctgcggtACGTTTTTGCAGTCACGTTCTTTCTGTAATGATATCTGACGTCTAGTGTGTCAGCCCCTTCTTTCAGTGTCGTGCGCCCAAGACTTCGCCAGTCTGTTCAAAGTGACTTCATTTTGCGGGCTCGCTGTAAGCGACGTgccactctcttctccaagGACAAAACCATGACATGCGTAAAAACCATGCAGTGGACAAGCACGCGGAAGTCAGTTACACACATTTGGATTTCCCTCAGTTGTCTATCGCTACAGACCATAGAACATGATTGTGGTCGCAGCAGTGCGAGTACGCTCGATGTCTGTATTGTCGTAAGAGCTGTCTGGTTGCTCGATTCGGTGGAGTTAGATCTGGATCGTTCATATTTCTTTGTGCAGGTGACCGGCGCATCTCGGCGTGTGAAAACCCGGCGTCGGCAGAGTGTCATAGCGTCGCGGTCGCTCCGGAGTGGCACCTTCGTTTGCTTCATTTTCCCGGGCTGGAACGTGAAACTTCCTCGAAGTAAAGTTGCCGTTCACCAGAAAATTTTGCTGGCGGAGTTCAGGTGTTTTTTGTCGACTGTCCCCGTCGTCCTGCACCCTGGAAACTTGGATCTGTTGGAACGGGCATTCCGGCAGTCGCGAGATCCACATTTGGAGTTCTACCACAGGCTACATCGAGAGCAACCTGACGCGTACAGCAGGTGAAGGGGAAGGTTTTTAAGCGTCAAGAGGCCTGCGTCACAGTGGAGCGGCGCGTGGGGCAGAATTGCCGCTCGATGCCGACCGTCCATAGGTATTTTTCCAAGAGCAAGGAGTCTCTGGTggcctttcgcttccttctccgttttttctgagCGGCCTTGCTCCGCCAGAGAAGCGAAATGACACGATTATAGGCGACAGACGCTCTCACAGAGGGGTTCCAAAGCAGCCCAGATGTCCTCGTGCTTTCGAGTATCTGGTGTGTCCTGAGGCGTGAAGCGTCGCCTTGGAGACGAAACGCCTCTGCTGCCTTCGGGGAACGCCACCCAGGTTTTGCTAAAGCAAGATCACTCGTGTTTCTGGGAGGCTAAGGAGACTTTCGCTTCAGTCTCCCGCCGTCTTATCGAATTGAGCAGGTGGCTTTCGGCTCGGCTTTTCTTTTGGTGCACGACGAGTCCGACTTTCTCCAAAATAATTTCAAAGAAGCTGCCCGAAACCTCAATGCAAAGGAGACGGCTAGTTTCATATATCTCTGGTATAAATTTCATGTTGCGGTACTGAGAAcgctccgc
Proteins encoded in this window:
- a CDS encoding hypothetical protein (encoded by transcript TGME49_278245); amino-acid sequence: MPGATDVPVGYKQRKSPDKSKKVALPIVDSLPVQRWTPVNSVIGLQFCFHLCEVPFPLFFCGDRRISACENPASAECHSVAVAPEWHLRLLHFPGLERETSSK